The proteins below are encoded in one region of Campylobacter helveticus:
- the ruvA gene encoding Holliday junction branch migration protein RuvA translates to MVVAIEGIITKKEPTFAVLKTQNGVSYGIYISLFCAAKLELHAKCELLITQIIKEDSHKLYGFLEKDEQKIFEMLLKVNGIGATTAMAICSSLDSNAFYKALTLNDESVFKKVPGIGAKSAKRIIVELSDSKIALTNVSDNKAEALAALLSLGFKQDKILSVLATCEAKDTSELVKEALKKLA, encoded by the coding sequence ATGGTTGTCGCCATCGAAGGGATAATTACTAAAAAAGAACCCACTTTCGCAGTATTAAAAACTCAAAATGGCGTGAGTTATGGAATTTACATCTCCCTTTTTTGTGCAGCTAAATTAGAACTTCACGCCAAATGTGAGCTTTTAATCACGCAAATTATAAAAGAAGATTCACACAAGCTTTATGGCTTTTTAGAAAAAGATGAGCAAAAAATTTTTGAAATGCTTTTAAAAGTCAATGGCATCGGTGCAACTACAGCAATGGCGATATGCTCAAGCCTTGATAGCAATGCCTTTTATAAAGCCTTGACCTTAAATGATGAAAGTGTATTTAAAAAAGTGCCGGGCATCGGTGCAAAAAGTGCAAAGCGCATTATTGTCGAGCTTAGCGATTCTAAAATCGCACTCACAAATGTCAGCGATAATAAGGCTGAAGCTCTAGCCGCTCTTCTTTCTCTTGGCTTTAAACAAGATAAAATTCTAAGCGTTTTAGCCACTTGCGAAGCAAAAGACACAAGTGAGCTAGTCAAAGAAGCTTTAAAAAAACTTGCATAA
- a CDS encoding alpha/beta fold hydrolase, with protein MAQSKVIYKGKDYALSYEIMGLEKEEKILILHGWGANKELMINAFSQFLKDFCQIYIDLPGFGNSSVEEVLESKDYALILEEFIKSKNWQIAYLLGHSFGGKVCALLAQNRLNTSLILLSSAGIITLKPFKVRFKIALFKILKKLGFGKFYRFFASKDGANLSPMMYETFKRVVDEDFSGIFKSLKNQSFIFWGKEDKATPLKSGEILHSLLKNSTFYALEGDHFFFLKNTKFIADTIKKAKNAS; from the coding sequence ATGGCACAAAGCAAAGTTATTTATAAAGGTAAAGATTATGCGCTGAGCTATGAAATTATGGGACTTGAAAAAGAAGAAAAAATTCTCATTTTACACGGCTGGGGAGCAAACAAAGAACTTATGATAAATGCCTTTTCTCAATTTTTGAAAGATTTTTGTCAAATTTATATCGACTTGCCTGGTTTTGGCAATTCAAGCGTAGAAGAAGTGCTTGAAAGTAAAGATTATGCTTTGATTTTGGAAGAATTTATAAAGTCAAAAAATTGGCAAATTGCGTATTTGCTGGGGCATTCTTTTGGGGGGAAAGTTTGCGCCCTTTTAGCTCAAAATCGCCTCAACACTTCCTTAATCCTGCTTTCAAGTGCTGGTATTATCACCTTAAAACCCTTTAAAGTGCGTTTTAAAATTGCTCTTTTTAAAATTCTAAAAAAGCTTGGATTTGGCAAATTTTACCGCTTTTTTGCGAGTAAAGATGGGGCAAATTTAAGTCCTATGATGTATGAAACTTTTAAAAGGGTTGTAGATGAGGACTTTAGCGGCATTTTTAAAAGTCTTAAAAATCAAAGTTTCATTTTTTGGGGAAAAGAAGATAAAGCCACCCCACTTAAAAGCGGAGAAATTTTGCATTCTCTATTAAAAAATAGCACCTTTTACGCCTTAGAAGGCGACCACTTTTTCTTCTTAAAAAACACGAAATTTATCGCAGACACCATTAAAAAGGCTAAAAATGCTTCATAG
- a CDS encoding D-alanine--D-alanine ligase has translation MKFAILFGGNSYEHEISIVSAVVLKKVLSEEALFIFCDEEREFYLIEASNLNAKTFSSKAYKKEKKLILKQGGFYIKNFLKENKLEAKCVINLIHGRDGEDGKIAALFEFFGINFIGPRLEASVLSFNKELTKLYAKSVGVKTLKYSILRKGANSQFTPTFPCILKPVRLGSSIGISVAKNEEEFNYGKDVGFEFDDTLLVEEFKKDIKEYNLAGCMVGDELIFSIIEEPKKKEFLDFEQKYLSFSGHNELIEADLNDELKIKLKEAFSKIYNPLFKGALIRCDFFIFENEVYLNEINPNPGSLANYLFKDFNTTLNQLAKSVKNEAKIKINYSFLHSINGQKGKL, from the coding sequence ATGAAATTTGCCATACTTTTTGGAGGGAATTCTTACGAACACGAGATTAGTATAGTCAGTGCTGTAGTGCTTAAAAAAGTGCTAAGCGAAGAAGCTTTGTTTATATTTTGTGATGAAGAAAGGGAATTTTATCTTATCGAAGCTTCAAATTTGAATGCCAAAACTTTCAGCTCAAAAGCTTATAAAAAAGAAAAAAAGCTTATTTTAAAACAGGGTGGCTTTTATATTAAAAATTTTTTAAAGGAAAATAAGCTCGAAGCCAAATGCGTGATAAATCTTATCCACGGAAGAGACGGAGAGGATGGTAAAATCGCCGCTTTGTTTGAATTCTTTGGAATCAATTTCATAGGACCGCGTCTTGAAGCTAGCGTGCTATCCTTTAACAAAGAGCTTACCAAACTTTACGCTAAAAGCGTTGGTGTCAAAACTCTTAAATACTCTATCCTTAGAAAAGGTGCAAATTCTCAATTTACACCCACTTTTCCTTGTATTTTAAAACCTGTGCGTTTAGGAAGTAGTATAGGCATTAGCGTGGCGAAAAACGAAGAAGAATTTAATTATGGTAAAGATGTGGGCTTTGAATTTGATGATACCTTACTTGTAGAGGAATTTAAAAAAGACATTAAAGAATATAATTTGGCGGGGTGTATGGTGGGCGATGAGCTAATTTTTTCCATCATAGAAGAGCCTAAGAAAAAAGAATTTTTGGATTTTGAGCAAAAATATCTTAGTTTTTCAGGACATAATGAACTCATCGAAGCAGATTTAAACGATGAGCTAAAAATCAAACTTAAAGAAGCCTTTAGCAAAATTTACAATCCTCTCTTTAAAGGTGCCTTAATAAGATGTGATTTTTTCATTTTTGAAAATGAAGTCTATTTAAATGAAATCAATCCAAATCCGGGCTCACTCGCCAATTATCTCTTCAAAGACTTCAACACTACACTTAATCAACTCGCAAAAAGTGTAAAAAATGAAGCTAAAATTAAGATAAATTATAGTTTTTTACATAGTATCAACGGACAAAAAGGCAAATTATAA
- a CDS encoding exporting protein yields MKIFVLTLFLMTSIFGSTPIFEHTYKFELKKDERASVQIKELGFEDKVQNFDFYWTLFDNTNIVVHSKFRKYPRQLILSLRRNLNWASQTLIPDYQNPHIDRARLILEFSDYKKGIATFTIYIEDKDSRLMVEFLDPHKMPLKNPPQNNQIVPMIDLNQPQTTPPNKE; encoded by the coding sequence ATGAAAATTTTTGTCTTAACACTCTTTTTAATGACAAGCATTTTTGGCTCAACACCCATATTTGAGCATACTTATAAATTTGAATTAAAAAAAGATGAGAGAGCAAGTGTGCAAATCAAAGAACTTGGCTTTGAAGATAAGGTGCAAAATTTTGACTTTTATTGGACTCTTTTTGATAACACAAACATTGTGGTGCATTCTAAATTTAGGAAATATCCAAGACAACTCATTCTTTCTTTACGCAGAAATTTAAACTGGGCTTCGCAAACATTGATTCCTGATTATCAAAATCCTCACATTGATAGAGCGAGGTTGATTTTAGAATTTAGCGATTATAAAAAGGGGATTGCAACTTTTACGATTTATATTGAAGATAAAGATTCTAGGCTTATGGTTGAATTTTTAGACCCGCATAAAATGCCTTTAAAAAATCCCCCTCAAAATAATCAAATCGTGCCTATGATAGATTTAAACCAACCACAAACAACACCACCAAATAAGGAATAA
- the hemA gene encoding glutamyl-tRNA reductase, whose amino-acid sequence MHYFCISFTHKNTDLTLREKLSLNDETKKSEFLKLVLSKENIIESLVISTCNRVEILAFVEDLEQVSKHIITALALLCEVDKNDLTKRADIFEDSGAIHHLFSVASSLDSLVIGETQITGQIKNAFHFAKNLGFCGDNLAFALHHAFKCAAKVRNQTQISKNPISVASVAVAKAKELLDLSQKKAVVIGAGEMAQLACKHLLQTGAKLVILNRDIQKARELSEELKCEFDSLENLPNYLNTHELFFSATNANHAIITDKMIKSVEFKRYFFDIAVPRDIELDENDNVKVFAVDDLEEVVRKNLALRECEAGIAYSIIGAMTTEFFKTLSDLTLTPTIKALRLKAKECASKQLQIALSKGYLKKSDEEEARKLIHQTFKAFLHEPTLNLKHLQGKKSEEIIHSLNYLFNLGEHNETK is encoded by the coding sequence ATGCATTATTTTTGCATCAGTTTCACACATAAAAACACAGATTTAACCTTAAGAGAAAAGCTTTCTTTAAATGACGAAACAAAAAAAAGCGAATTTTTAAAACTCGTCCTTTCCAAAGAAAACATCATAGAAAGCTTAGTGATAAGCACTTGTAACCGCGTGGAAATTTTAGCCTTTGTTGAAGATTTAGAACAAGTTAGTAAGCACATCATAACAGCACTTGCCCTACTTTGCGAGGTGGATAAAAATGATTTGACAAAAAGAGCAGATATTTTTGAAGATAGCGGAGCAATCCACCATCTTTTTTCGGTCGCAAGCTCACTTGATAGCCTAGTCATAGGAGAAACGCAAATCACAGGTCAAATAAAAAACGCCTTTCATTTTGCTAAAAATTTGGGATTTTGTGGCGATAATCTAGCCTTTGCCCTACATCACGCCTTTAAATGTGCGGCAAAAGTAAGAAATCAAACGCAAATTTCTAAAAACCCCATTTCAGTCGCCTCAGTCGCAGTCGCTAAGGCAAAAGAGCTTTTAGATTTATCTCAAAAAAAAGCAGTTGTTATAGGTGCTGGCGAAATGGCACAATTAGCCTGTAAGCATCTTTTGCAAACTGGAGCAAAACTAGTCATTTTAAATCGCGACATACAAAAAGCACGAGAATTGAGCGAAGAATTAAAATGTGAATTTGACAGCCTTGAAAATCTGCCAAACTACCTTAACACACACGAGCTTTTTTTCTCGGCAACTAATGCAAATCACGCTATTATCACGGATAAAATGATTAAGAGCGTGGAATTTAAGCGTTATTTTTTCGACATCGCTGTGCCAAGAGATATTGAGCTTGACGAAAATGATAATGTAAAAGTTTTTGCAGTCGATGATTTGGAAGAAGTCGTGCGTAAAAACTTGGCTTTAAGAGAATGCGAAGCTGGTATAGCGTATAGCATCATAGGGGCGATGACAACAGAATTTTTTAAAACACTTAGCGATTTAACCCTAACACCCACCATCAAAGCATTGAGGCTAAAAGCTAAGGAATGCGCCTCCAAACAACTTCAAATCGCTCTTTCAAAAGGTTATTTAAAAAAATCTGACGAAGAAGAAGCAAGAAAGCTCATCCATCAAACTTTTAAAGCTTTTTTGCACGAGCCAACACTAAATTTAAAGCATTTGCAAGGCAAAAAAAGCGAGGAAATTATCCATTCTTTAAACTATCTTTTTAATTTAGGAGAGCATAATGAAACTAAGTAA
- a CDS encoding proline--tRNA ligase has protein sequence MMKLSKFYAPTLKEAPKDAILPSHIFLTRAGFIEQNGSGLYNFLPLGKMVLNKIESIIREEMSNAGALETSLSFTTPASLWQESGRYNVFGKELLRFKDRKENDFVLGPTHEEAMVNVVKNKITSYKQLPLNLYQIGLKFRDEARPRFGLLRCREFIMKDAYSFHKNEEDLGHEFENMHEAYSRILKRLGLDFRVVEADSGAIGGSGSKEFMILAKNGEDDIILCSKCDYAANVEAAKRAKKTCDKERPEANFASKFHTPDIKTIENLANFFKIDTFYTIKAVVKKAIYENENKLIVFFIRGCDDLQETKAQNACKALELVDASDEELKNVGLNAGFIGFIGLKNVDFYVDNELKNEKQMIMGANEKDYHLIGIDVVNLNEERFKDLIEVKEGDCCAKCKSKLVKSKGIEVGHIFKLGTKYSSAMNANFLDENGKAKPFYMGCYGMGVSRLVAVAVEASHDEKGIIWQEALSPFKLVIIISNTKDEKALNLGTHLYENLKKLDINVLLDDRNERYGVKMNDFELMGFTHALILGKDLENNEIQLVKRKDLVKIKLKANEALEELKKVLICL, from the coding sequence ATAATGAAACTAAGTAAATTTTACGCACCAACACTCAAAGAAGCTCCAAAAGATGCAATTTTACCCAGCCATATTTTCTTAACAAGAGCAGGCTTTATCGAACAAAATGGAAGCGGACTTTATAATTTTTTGCCCCTTGGTAAAATGGTTTTAAACAAAATAGAAAGCATCATAAGGGAAGAAATGAGCAATGCTGGGGCATTAGAAACAAGTCTTAGTTTCACCACTCCAGCTTCATTGTGGCAAGAAAGTGGGCGTTATAATGTCTTTGGGAAAGAACTTTTACGCTTTAAAGATAGAAAAGAAAACGACTTTGTTTTAGGACCAACGCACGAAGAAGCTATGGTAAATGTCGTTAAAAATAAAATCACAAGCTATAAACAACTCCCCCTTAATCTCTATCAAATAGGCTTAAAATTTAGAGATGAAGCAAGACCGCGTTTTGGGCTTTTAAGATGTCGCGAATTTATAATGAAAGACGCGTATAGCTTTCACAAAAATGAAGAGGATTTGGGGCACGAATTTGAAAATATGCACGAAGCTTACAGCAGAATTTTAAAAAGACTTGGGCTTGATTTTAGAGTTGTTGAGGCTGATAGTGGAGCGATTGGAGGAAGCGGGAGTAAGGAATTTATGATTTTAGCTAAAAACGGCGAAGATGACATTATACTTTGCTCAAAGTGCGACTATGCGGCAAATGTAGAAGCAGCAAAAAGAGCAAAAAAAACCTGTGATAAAGAACGCCCTGAAGCAAATTTCGCAAGCAAATTTCACACGCCAGATATTAAAACCATCGAAAATTTAGCGAATTTTTTTAAAATCGATACATTTTATACCATTAAAGCCGTAGTAAAAAAGGCAATTTATGAAAACGAAAATAAGCTCATCGTCTTTTTTATAAGGGGTTGCGATGATTTACAAGAAACAAAAGCGCAAAACGCCTGCAAGGCTTTGGAATTAGTCGATGCAAGTGATGAAGAGCTTAAAAATGTAGGGTTAAATGCGGGATTTATCGGTTTTATAGGGCTTAAAAATGTTGATTTTTATGTTGATAATGAACTCAAAAACGAAAAGCAAATGATAATGGGTGCAAACGAGAAAGATTATCATCTCATCGGCATTGATGTTGTCAATTTAAACGAAGAGCGTTTTAAAGATTTGATAGAGGTTAAAGAGGGGGACTGCTGCGCTAAATGTAAAAGTAAGCTTGTCAAAAGCAAAGGGATAGAAGTGGGACACATTTTTAAGCTTGGCACAAAATATTCCAGTGCGATGAATGCAAATTTTTTAGATGAAAATGGCAAAGCTAAGCCTTTTTATATGGGGTGTTATGGTATGGGTGTGAGTCGCCTAGTTGCCGTTGCTGTAGAGGCTAGCCACGATGAAAAGGGTATCATTTGGCAGGAAGCACTTAGCCCCTTTAAACTTGTCATCATCATCTCAAATACCAAAGACGAAAAAGCTCTTAATCTAGGCACTCACCTGTATGAAAATTTGAAAAAACTAGACATCAATGTGCTTTTGGATGATAGAAATGAAAGATACGGGGTTAAGATGAACGATTTTGAGTTAATGGGCTTCACTCACGCTTTAATTTTAGGTAAAGACTTGGAAAATAATGAAATTCAGCTTGTGAAAAGAAAAGATTTGGTCAAAATAAAACTGAAAGCAAATGAGGCTTTAGAAGAGCTTAAAAAGGTTTTAATATGCCTTTAA
- a CDS encoding DUF2018 family protein, giving the protein MDIFDSMFNKSPQEKFLEIVQNGNLGALEKTFENFFAEYIAMVELLEKQGLNENDVKNFILENNELIEQRQNDIYIELGAKILGHEG; this is encoded by the coding sequence ATGGATATATTTGATTCTATGTTTAACAAAAGCCCTCAAGAAAAATTCTTAGAAATCGTGCAAAATGGAAATCTAGGAGCATTAGAAAAAACATTTGAAAATTTCTTTGCGGAATACATCGCTATGGTTGAGCTTTTGGAAAAGCAAGGTTTAAACGAAAATGATGTTAAAAATTTCATTTTGGAAAATAATGAATTGATAGAACAAAGACAAAATGACATTTATATAGAACTTGGAGCGAAAATTCTAGGACACGAGGGCTAA
- a CDS encoding type II toxin-antitoxin system Phd/YefM family antitoxin — translation MMLCKQDEIYTATELVRNFSPILEKLKKSSSGKIVILKNNKFEAVMLSVKEYERLEEAVKLLENIYKNQKA, via the coding sequence ATAATGCTTTGCAAGCAAGATGAAATTTACACTGCCACTGAGCTTGTAAGAAATTTTAGTCCCATTTTAGAAAAGCTTAAAAAAAGTTCTTCGGGCAAAATCGTCATCCTTAAAAACAATAAATTCGAAGCTGTGATGTTAAGCGTTAAAGAGTATGAGCGCCTAGAAGAAGCAGTCAAGCTTTTAGAAAATATCTACAAAAATCAAAAGGCATAA
- a CDS encoding polyprenyl synthetase family protein — MQEIDNIIQTYLKELSYEPILTMLAKTSSGKKLRSKLLLSIAGESKEAYNLCAIIELIHLASLLHDDIIDESDLRRGAKSINAEFGAKNALMLGDILYSKAFYELSKQEKNIAQNLSNAVCKLAIGELMDVDLSKKFNENKDAYLTMIYHKTAVLIEASAKCGAMLAKLDEEAFGAYGKNLGLAFQIVDDVLDITSDEATLGKPSLSDFKEGKTTLAYIYLYEISNENDKEKLKNLFKKDLNEEEKAWLKQQFTEKNVIEKSIIEAKRYGNLSLEAIKKYKNEKLETIVKALIDRNF, encoded by the coding sequence GTGCAAGAGATTGATAATATCATACAAACTTACTTAAAAGAGCTTTCCTACGAGCCTATTTTAACAATGCTTGCCAAAACAAGTTCGGGCAAAAAACTCCGCTCAAAACTACTTTTAAGCATAGCAGGGGAAAGTAAAGAAGCCTATAATTTATGTGCGATTATTGAGCTAATTCATCTTGCTAGTTTGCTTCACGATGACATCATTGACGAGAGCGATTTAAGGCGTGGAGCAAAATCAATCAACGCGGAATTTGGGGCGAAAAATGCCCTAATGCTTGGCGATATTCTATACTCTAAAGCTTTTTATGAGCTTTCCAAGCAAGAAAAAAATATCGCTCAAAATCTTTCAAATGCCGTTTGCAAACTTGCCATAGGTGAGCTTATGGATGTTGATTTAAGCAAAAAATTTAATGAAAACAAAGATGCTTATTTGACGATGATTTACCATAAAACCGCCGTTTTAATTGAGGCAAGTGCAAAGTGTGGGGCTATGTTAGCAAAGCTCGATGAAGAAGCTTTTGGTGCGTATGGAAAAAATTTGGGACTAGCCTTTCAAATTGTTGATGATGTGCTTGACATCACAAGCGACGAAGCTACACTTGGAAAGCCTTCGCTAAGCGATTTTAAAGAGGGTAAAACGACCTTAGCCTACATTTATCTCTATGAAATTTCAAACGAAAATGACAAAGAAAAATTAAAAAATTTATTCAAAAAAGACTTAAATGAAGAAGAAAAAGCGTGGTTAAAGCAGCAATTTACAGAAAAAAATGTGATAGAAAAAAGTATAATAGAGGCAAAAAGATATGGAAATTTAAGTCTAGAAGCGATTAAAAAATACAAAAACGAAAAGCTTGAAACCATCGTAAAAGCTTTGATAGATAGGAATTTTTAA
- a CDS encoding flagellar assembly protein A — protein MANFDNVVTYTENPYKEMLSVASRTGLSVQELDFRLLAFSTQYRFGEDKWQKIAEKELVKFDDDEVFLKKDLQIKQEYKIEIYQSQENDIYANAIKLVANKNLTKIIAQIDLKTLVYEEKIAIKILQNIYKKMLKLKFLIGIRIFNFKKELLELLSKHKSTPIKQIVQITIAKGVEPTQSQDEALILCYKDKVKNYTLDEQRADIITVGENEVVLRHLKAKNGKKGKDINLHILEVLEPKENKINFSCSNAFKREEKEEFVEYIALKKGFVVENANNYDIANELEYGAVDFKSVGVIRAGLDKNVKINIKFTSDMQDAVNSGVGIECEELNISGSVAGNTNLKATRLRIDGTTHTKAKIYAKEGYIKTHRGAIDGENISVDLLEGGSIKAKVVRIKKSLGGNVEADKIYIESLATNNTCTFFENVIVERFEGDNNKFFAKVKTLDKNYEEEFKNIDDELFNLQNKMQNLKQSILVGKSAVATLEMQIQKLRENKQKIPDKFLKMLEDYAKLNEELQKLTQMQKELLEKKANLNEELLRLQDALLNAKLINRGGKWSDMNEVRFFLIAPKNELFFASSADEAVRYIGLKKSIQNNKELVELEKKIDYDEKDIQWLSPSKG, from the coding sequence TTGGCGAATTTTGATAATGTCGTTACCTATACAGAGAATCCTTACAAAGAAATGCTAAGTGTAGCATCAAGAACGGGGCTTAGTGTCCAAGAGCTTGATTTTAGACTTTTGGCTTTTTCAACACAATACCGCTTTGGTGAGGATAAATGGCAAAAAATAGCCGAAAAAGAACTTGTAAAATTTGATGATGATGAAGTTTTTTTAAAAAAAGACTTGCAAATTAAGCAAGAATACAAAATTGAAATTTACCAAAGCCAAGAAAACGATATTTACGCAAACGCTATCAAACTAGTCGCTAATAAAAACCTCACTAAAATCATAGCCCAAATCGATTTAAAAACTCTCGTTTATGAAGAAAAAATCGCTATAAAAATTCTCCAAAATATCTACAAAAAAATGCTAAAACTTAAATTTCTCATAGGAATTCGTATTTTTAATTTTAAAAAAGAACTGCTTGAGCTTTTAAGCAAGCATAAAAGCACACCCATTAAACAAATCGTCCAAATTACCATAGCTAAGGGCGTCGAGCCAACACAAAGTCAAGATGAAGCCCTTATTTTATGCTATAAAGACAAGGTAAAAAACTATACTTTGGACGAGCAAAGAGCAGATATTATTACCGTTGGTGAAAATGAGGTTGTGCTAAGACATTTAAAAGCTAAAAATGGCAAAAAGGGTAAGGATATTAATTTACACATTTTAGAGGTTTTAGAACCTAAGGAAAATAAAATCAATTTTTCTTGCTCCAATGCTTTCAAACGCGAAGAAAAAGAGGAATTTGTAGAATACATCGCCCTCAAAAAAGGCTTTGTGGTAGAAAATGCAAATAATTATGACATTGCCAATGAGCTTGAGTATGGGGCTGTGGATTTTAAAAGCGTTGGCGTTATCCGTGCTGGTTTAGATAAAAATGTAAAAATTAATATCAAATTTACATCAGATATGCAAGATGCTGTTAATTCTGGCGTTGGGATAGAATGTGAAGAGCTTAATATCTCCGGGAGTGTCGCAGGAAATACCAACCTTAAAGCTACAAGACTTAGAATCGACGGCACAACGCATACTAAAGCAAAAATTTACGCCAAAGAGGGCTACATCAAAACACATAGAGGTGCAATAGATGGCGAAAATATAAGCGTGGATTTGCTTGAGGGAGGAAGCATTAAGGCTAAGGTGGTAAGGATTAAAAAAAGTTTGGGCGGAAATGTAGAAGCAGATAAAATTTATATAGAATCCCTTGCGACAAATAACACTTGCACATTCTTTGAAAATGTCATCGTAGAACGCTTTGAGGGTGATAATAATAAATTTTTTGCTAAAGTAAAAACTTTGGATAAAAATTATGAAGAAGAATTTAAAAATATAGACGATGAGCTTTTTAATCTCCAAAATAAAATGCAAAATTTAAAGCAAAGCATACTAGTAGGAAAAAGTGCCGTAGCGACACTAGAAATGCAAATACAAAAGTTAAGAGAAAATAAGCAAAAAATCCCAGATAAATTTTTAAAAATGCTTGAGGATTATGCAAAATTAAACGAAGAATTGCAAAAATTGACTCAAATGCAAAAAGAGCTTTTAGAAAAAAAGGCAAATTTGAATGAAGAATTATTGAGACTACAAGATGCACTTTTAAACGCTAAGTTGATTAATAGAGGCGGAAAATGGAGCGATATGAATGAGGTGAGGTTTTTCCTTATCGCACCTAAAAATGAACTTTTTTTCGCTTCTAGTGCTGATGAGGCGGTAAGATATATAGGGCTAAAAAAAAGCATACAAAATAATAAAGAACTTGTAGAGCTTGAAAAGAAAATTGATTATGATGAAAAGGATATACAATGGTTGTCGCCATCGAAGGGATAA
- a CDS encoding Mur ligase family protein — translation MLHSIYFINTLLFNFCVAFYLILALQWYSYKLKRIIFHYHKPLWHLYFLALPYLIFITSLGFSWLSLAYFVLIHTPILYFWHKRIDKKLVFTAKVGWFFLFVFGFNVLFAILSLRFSFLYNLLSLPCALLALKVLGFLQAKYFLKKAKNKILKNPNLTIILITASFGKTSIKNFLYELLKDDFITSKSPRSVNTLMGIVKDINENLKDDTQIYIAEAGARLRGDILELSDFLEPQICIIGEIGGAHLEYFKNIENTRETKLEALQSKRLKQAFLHSSTLKKDEENIKIYDILLLNSHSNLEGLEFSMRLNEKEEHFKSSILGAFNAENLCACVCCANFLGIKLEKIKEQIANLKAVEHRLQIISKEPKFIIDDGFNGNFKGMSESYQLAKTYKGRRILVTPGIIEGGEEDNIKLAKIINESFDLAIISAHINATLFEKELKINKIILKEKAELVQILAKHTKNGDLILFSNDAPSYL, via the coding sequence ATGCTTCATAGTATTTATTTTATCAACACCCTACTTTTTAATTTTTGTGTAGCTTTTTATTTGATTTTAGCATTGCAGTGGTATTCTTACAAGCTCAAACGCATTATTTTCCATTATCATAAACCCTTATGGCATTTATATTTTTTAGCCCTACCCTACCTCATCTTCATCACTTCTTTAGGTTTTTCTTGGCTTTCTTTAGCGTATTTTGTGCTCATTCATACGCCAATTTTATATTTTTGGCATAAAAGAATTGATAAAAAGCTTGTTTTTACCGCAAAAGTGGGGTGGTTTTTTCTCTTTGTTTTTGGCTTTAATGTCCTTTTTGCCATACTTTCTTTGCGTTTTTCTTTCCTTTATAATCTTTTAAGCCTACCTTGTGCCTTACTCGCCCTTAAAGTTTTAGGATTTTTACAAGCAAAATATTTTCTCAAAAAAGCTAAAAATAAAATTCTAAAAAATCCCAACCTAACCATCATACTCATCACGGCAAGTTTTGGAAAAACGAGCATTAAAAATTTCCTTTATGAACTTTTAAAAGATGATTTCATCACAAGCAAAAGTCCAAGAAGTGTCAATACACTAATGGGTATAGTGAAAGACATTAATGAAAATTTAAAAGATGATACGCAAATTTATATCGCAGAAGCTGGAGCTAGACTTAGAGGTGATATTTTAGAATTAAGCGATTTTTTAGAGCCTCAAATTTGCATTATAGGCGAGATTGGTGGAGCACATTTAGAATATTTTAAAAATATAGAAAACACTAGGGAAACAAAGCTTGAAGCCTTACAATCCAAAAGATTAAAACAAGCTTTTTTACACTCAAGCACTCTCAAAAAAGATGAAGAAAATATCAAAATTTACGACATCTTGCTTCTTAATTCTCACTCAAATCTTGAAGGACTTGAATTTTCTATGCGTTTAAACGAAAAAGAAGAGCATTTTAAGAGCTCTATTTTAGGTGCTTTTAATGCAGAAAATTTATGTGCTTGTGTGTGTTGTGCAAATTTTTTAGGCATAAAACTTGAAAAAATCAAAGAGCAAATCGCGAATCTAAAAGCCGTAGAACACCGCCTACAAATCATATCAAAAGAACCGAAATTTATCATTGACGATGGTTTTAATGGAAATTTTAAAGGTATGAGTGAGAGCTATCAATTAGCTAAAACTTATAAGGGGCGTAGAATTTTAGTTACTCCGGGCATTATTGAGGGAGGCGAAGAGGACAATATAAAACTTGCCAAAATCATCAACGAAAGTTTTGATTTAGCCATTATCTCAGCTCACATTAACGCAACACTTTTTGAAAAAGAGCTTAAAATTAACAAAATCATTTTAAAAGAAAAAGCCGAACTCGTGCAAATTTTAGCCAAACACACGAAAAACGGCGACTTAATTCTCTTTTCAAATGATGCGCCAAGTTATTTATAA